One window of Microbacterium sediminis genomic DNA carries:
- a CDS encoding multidrug ABC transporter ATPase, producing the protein MSSAKPDETPVRRIDRILTFMSLGVIVLSVGCFFALLIADAAGLEAEDFGRGAWPVVATVPMIGLPVGFVLIFALLIMSIIRKGRATDQRS; encoded by the coding sequence ATGAGCAGCGCGAAACCCGACGAGACGCCGGTCCGTCGCATCGATCGGATCCTGACGTTCATGTCCCTGGGCGTCATCGTGCTGTCGGTGGGATGCTTCTTCGCCCTGCTGATCGCCGACGCCGCGGGCCTCGAGGCCGAGGACTTCGGCCGAGGGGCGTGGCCCGTGGTCGCCACGGTCCCGATGATCGGACTCCCCGTGGGATTCGTCCTCATCTTCGCCCTGCTGATCATGTCGATCATCCGAAAGGGACGGGCGACGGACCAGCGGTCCTGA
- the serC gene encoding phosphoserine transaminase encodes MTLTIPADLLPADGRFGCGPSKVREEQVAALAAVGRTLLGTSHRQAPVKDLVGSVRERLAALFRLPDGYEIILGNGGSTAFWDAAAFGLIEKRSQNLTFGEFGGKFAAAAAAPWLEAPDVRKAEPGTIASPEPVAGVDVYAWPHNETSTGATAPVARVAGDEGALTVIDATSAAGGIDFDATQADVYYFAPQKNLGSDGGLWLAAVSPAAIERIERIGASGRYIPESLSLVTALSNSRLNQTYNTPALSTLHLLDSQLGWILDNGGLTWADARTRESSQALYDWAEASPVATPFVTDPAHRSPVVVTIDFDESVDAAAVAKTLRANGIVDTEPYRKLGRNQLRIATFVSVEPDDVRQLIRSLDFVLAAR; translated from the coding sequence ATGACGCTCACGATCCCCGCCGATCTCCTGCCCGCCGACGGCCGCTTCGGGTGCGGGCCGTCGAAGGTCCGCGAGGAGCAGGTCGCCGCGCTCGCCGCGGTCGGCCGGACGCTGCTGGGGACCTCGCATCGCCAGGCCCCCGTGAAGGACCTCGTCGGCAGCGTGCGCGAGCGTCTCGCGGCGCTGTTCCGCCTGCCCGACGGCTACGAGATCATCCTCGGCAACGGCGGCTCGACGGCGTTCTGGGACGCCGCGGCGTTCGGCCTCATCGAGAAGCGCAGCCAGAACCTCACCTTCGGCGAGTTCGGCGGCAAGTTCGCCGCCGCCGCGGCCGCCCCGTGGCTCGAGGCGCCCGACGTGCGCAAGGCCGAGCCGGGCACGATCGCGAGCCCCGAGCCGGTGGCGGGCGTCGACGTGTATGCGTGGCCGCACAACGAGACGTCGACGGGTGCCACCGCTCCCGTCGCGCGCGTCGCGGGCGATGAGGGCGCGCTCACGGTGATCGACGCGACGAGCGCCGCGGGCGGCATCGACTTCGACGCCACGCAGGCCGACGTCTACTACTTCGCCCCGCAGAAGAACCTCGGTTCGGACGGCGGACTGTGGCTGGCGGCGGTCTCGCCCGCCGCGATCGAACGCATCGAGCGCATCGGCGCGAGCGGCCGCTACATCCCCGAGTCGCTCAGCCTGGTCACCGCGCTGAGCAACTCGCGCCTGAACCAGACCTACAACACCCCGGCCCTGTCGACGCTGCACCTGCTCGACAGCCAGCTCGGCTGGATCCTCGACAACGGCGGCCTCACGTGGGCCGATGCCCGCACGCGCGAGTCGTCGCAGGCGCTGTACGACTGGGCCGAGGCCTCGCCCGTGGCCACGCCGTTCGTCACCGATCCGGCGCACCGCTCCCCCGTGGTGGTCACGATCGACTTCGACGAGTCCGTCGACGCCGCCGCGGTCGCCAAGACGCTCCGTGCCAACGGCATCGTCGACACCGAGCCCTACCGCAAGCTCGGGCGCAACCAACTGCGCATCGCGACGTTCGTCTCGGTCGAGCCCGACGACGTGCGCCAGCTCATCCGCAGCCTCGACTTCGTGCTCGCCGCGCGCTGA
- a CDS encoding M23 family metallopeptidase, with the protein MTQKPNSADLPESSDLSTTPKRDTAPVKRLRRSDIRRAERALRGPRPKVRPLRAAGTMAAVLALLAGVAIPAYAATQAGTEQVTAHEVAEADAQTLKVDDAATASSLSAGDYSATTMAEIEEKKAAAEAAERAKQLAAMASTASVYTGAALPDKPTEGVVFPLPAGSYSVGRGLGDSGYHQGQDLLAGTGTPIFAIADGVVSSTACCGAYGNVVFVNHNVGGNAVETRSAHMSSIAVAPGQAVTAGQVIGYVGSTGRSTAPHLHIEIRVNGGLVSPIAWLP; encoded by the coding sequence TTGACCCAGAAGCCCAACTCCGCGGACCTACCCGAGTCCTCGGACCTCAGCACCACGCCGAAGCGCGACACCGCACCGGTGAAGCGACTTCGGCGAAGCGACATCCGTCGCGCCGAGCGCGCCCTGCGCGGACCCCGCCCGAAGGTCCGCCCCCTGCGCGCCGCCGGCACGATGGCCGCCGTGCTTGCCCTGCTGGCCGGCGTCGCCATCCCGGCGTACGCCGCCACCCAGGCCGGCACCGAGCAGGTGACCGCCCACGAGGTCGCCGAGGCCGACGCCCAGACCCTCAAGGTCGACGACGCCGCGACCGCCTCGTCGCTCAGCGCCGGCGACTACTCGGCCACCACGATGGCCGAGATCGAAGAGAAGAAGGCCGCGGCCGAGGCCGCCGAGCGCGCCAAGCAGCTCGCGGCCATGGCGAGCACCGCGTCGGTGTACACCGGCGCCGCGCTGCCCGACAAGCCCACCGAGGGCGTCGTGTTCCCGCTCCCGGCCGGGTCGTACTCGGTCGGTCGTGGTCTCGGCGACTCCGGCTACCACCAGGGCCAGGACCTGCTGGCCGGCACGGGCACCCCGATCTTCGCGATCGCCGACGGCGTGGTCTCGTCCACCGCCTGCTGCGGCGCGTACGGCAACGTCGTCTTCGTGAACCACAACGTGGGCGGCAACGCCGTCGAGACGCGCTCGGCGCACATGTCGTCGATCGCCGTCGCTCCGGGCCAGGCCGTCACGGCCGGCCAGGTCATCGGCTACGTCGGCTCGACCGGCCGCTCGACCGCCCCGCACCTGCACATCGAGATCCGCGTCAACGGCGGGCTGGTCAGCCCGATCGCCTGGCTGCCCTGA
- a CDS encoding cold-shock protein: MPTGKVRFYDEDKGFGFIASDDGQDVFLHASALPSGAVMKQGVRVEFGVADGRKGPQALSVRVLDTPPTRVKPNRKKPEDMAVILEDLVKLLDGVGEDLRRGHYPSNSHARKAAAVLRKVADELDV, encoded by the coding sequence ATGCCCACCGGCAAGGTCAGGTTCTACGACGAGGACAAGGGCTTCGGCTTCATCGCGTCCGACGACGGCCAGGACGTCTTCCTGCACGCGTCGGCGCTGCCCTCCGGCGCGGTCATGAAGCAGGGTGTGCGCGTGGAGTTCGGCGTCGCCGACGGCCGCAAGGGCCCCCAGGCGCTGTCGGTGCGGGTGCTCGACACGCCGCCGACGCGCGTCAAGCCGAACCGGAAGAAGCCCGAGGACATGGCGGTGATCCTGGAGGATCTCGTCAAGCTGCTCGACGGTGTGGGCGAGGATCTGCGTCGCGGCCACTACCCGTCGAACTCGCACGCTCGCAAGGCCGCCGCCGTGCTGCGGAAGGTCGCCGATGAGCTCGACGTCTGA
- a CDS encoding HNH endonuclease, whose product MRTLVLNAGYEPLAVVSFKRALVLVMNEKASIVERIEDEPVWGTSATYERPAVIVLSRYVRVPGGRRVPVTRRGVLRRDAHRCGYCGKAATTIDHILPRSRGGADSWENLVAACLRCNNIKSDRTPQEMGWELRVTPRPPRGGAWTVRGVERGDPRWEPYLALAA is encoded by the coding sequence ATGCGCACTCTGGTGTTGAACGCGGGCTACGAGCCGCTCGCCGTCGTCTCGTTCAAGCGGGCGCTCGTGCTCGTCATGAACGAGAAGGCGAGCATCGTCGAGCGGATCGAGGACGAGCCCGTGTGGGGCACGAGCGCGACCTACGAGCGGCCGGCGGTGATCGTGCTGAGCCGGTACGTGCGGGTGCCGGGAGGGCGCCGCGTGCCGGTCACCCGCCGGGGCGTGCTGCGCCGCGATGCCCACCGCTGCGGGTACTGCGGCAAGGCGGCCACGACGATCGACCACATCCTGCCGCGCTCGCGCGGCGGCGCCGACTCGTGGGAGAACCTCGTGGCGGCCTGCCTGCGCTGCAACAACATCAAGAGCGACCGCACTCCCCAGGAGATGGGCTGGGAGTTGCGCGTGACGCCGCGCCCGCCCCGTGGCGGCGCCTGGACCGTGCGCGGCGTCGAGCGCGGCGACCCGCGCTGGGAGCCGTACCTGGCCCTCGCCGCCTGA
- a CDS encoding helicase-associated domain-containing protein: protein MVAEARTLAERLAARGDGEIAALLAARRVSSHVAWRSWFDAAEALLEPTSIAAALRALPRDDLHTLSGGTGPEHLGLTDADGRPFAAVAAALPAETSPTPPSEPAAASDDAAAHAAERAFTATTALADLLIDALRVPLGRVASGLAATERKRLVQEELARDVDEADALVRAAELAGLLRGEDRRWLVTSAGAEWITRPTGERWASLAAGLREALPAGLRRGRGWADPALWADAYPLDPEWPAQAARWTQLWHLVGLRAEDGGEPAWAAPLRRGDEPDPSALLALLPHEVDRVFLQNDLTAISPGPLAPALDVRLRGMAVRESHAQASTYRFTEASIGQALSAGETAEGIREFLSALSLTGLPQPLAYLIERTAERHGLVRVSLDPATGHTIVSSRDHQLLDTIAVDQALRAIGLVPDGRLLRTRAERSAVYWALADARYPVVVIDDEGETVALRRERLAGDERPETDRYAPLIARLRESESGDADAAWLERELDAAVREKATLIVAVSLPDGSTREFTLEATGLGGGRLRGLDRGADVERTLPIRSIASVRRP, encoded by the coding sequence GTGGTAGCCGAAGCGCGCACGCTCGCGGAGCGTCTCGCCGCCAGAGGGGACGGGGAGATCGCCGCTCTGCTCGCGGCGCGCCGGGTCTCGAGCCACGTGGCGTGGCGCAGCTGGTTCGATGCCGCCGAGGCGCTGCTCGAGCCCACCTCGATCGCGGCCGCGCTGCGCGCTCTGCCGCGTGACGACCTGCACACCCTGAGCGGCGGCACCGGACCCGAGCATCTCGGGCTGACCGACGCCGACGGCCGCCCGTTCGCCGCCGTCGCGGCCGCGCTTCCCGCCGAGACCTCTCCCACGCCGCCCAGCGAGCCCGCCGCGGCCTCCGACGACGCGGCCGCCCATGCCGCCGAGCGCGCGTTCACCGCCACGACCGCGCTGGCCGACCTGCTCATCGATGCCCTGCGCGTACCGCTGGGGCGCGTCGCCTCGGGCCTGGCCGCCACCGAGCGCAAGCGGCTCGTGCAGGAGGAGCTCGCCCGCGACGTCGACGAGGCCGACGCCCTGGTCCGCGCGGCCGAGCTGGCGGGCCTGCTGCGGGGCGAGGATCGCCGCTGGCTCGTGACGTCCGCCGGCGCCGAATGGATCACCCGGCCCACCGGTGAGCGGTGGGCGTCGCTGGCGGCGGGGCTGCGCGAGGCGCTGCCGGCCGGGCTGCGGCGCGGCCGCGGGTGGGCCGATCCGGCGCTGTGGGCCGACGCCTACCCGCTCGATCCCGAGTGGCCCGCGCAGGCCGCGCGCTGGACGCAGCTGTGGCACCTGGTGGGGCTGCGGGCCGAGGACGGCGGCGAGCCCGCGTGGGCCGCCCCGCTGCGCCGCGGCGACGAGCCGGACCCCTCCGCCCTGCTGGCGCTGCTGCCGCACGAGGTCGATCGCGTGTTCCTGCAGAACGATCTCACGGCGATCTCACCAGGGCCGCTCGCGCCCGCGCTCGACGTGCGGCTGCGGGGCATGGCCGTGCGCGAGTCGCACGCCCAGGCCTCGACCTACCGCTTCACCGAGGCGTCGATCGGCCAGGCCCTGTCGGCGGGCGAGACCGCCGAGGGGATCCGCGAGTTCCTCTCCGCGCTCTCGCTCACGGGCCTGCCGCAGCCCCTGGCGTACCTCATCGAGCGCACGGCCGAGCGGCACGGACTCGTGCGCGTCTCGCTCGATCCCGCCACCGGCCACACCATCGTCTCGAGCCGCGACCACCAGCTGCTCGACACGATCGCCGTCGACCAGGCGCTCCGCGCGATCGGGCTCGTGCCCGACGGCCGGCTGCTGCGCACCCGCGCCGAGCGATCGGCCGTGTACTGGGCGCTGGCCGACGCGCGCTACCCCGTGGTCGTGATCGATGACGAGGGCGAGACCGTGGCGCTGCGCCGCGAGCGCCTCGCCGGCGACGAGCGCCCGGAGACCGATCGCTACGCGCCGCTCATCGCCCGCCTGCGCGAGTCGGAGTCGGGCGATGCCGATGCGGCGTGGCTCGAACGCGAGCTCGACGCCGCCGTGCGCGAGAAGGCCACCCTCATCGTGGCGGTCTCGCTCCCCGACGGCTCGACGCGCGAGTTCACGCTCGAGGCGACCGGCCTCGGCGGCGGCCGCCTGCGCGGCCTCGACCGCGGCGCCGACGTGGAGCGCACCCTGCCGATCCGATCGATCGCCTCGGTCCGCCGGCCCTAG
- a CDS encoding DUF3027 domain-containing protein, whose amino-acid sequence MSSTSETPDEAEVEVTAAEAQPTEAPETPAAEPEASAADAEPAADAEPTRVIPDARLLEAHDLALEALREITPASSIGAPAGHRVEPDGVVSLLFENTMRGYPGWYWTVSLAVVEDAEPTVLEAELLPGEGALLAPEWVPWAVRLKEYQAAQAAAAEAEANRGDDETADDLDADEDDDDLDEDDLDDELDDEDFDADATPILHSGDVDGVDIDELDESDEDDSDDDESNDEDSDDDDSDDESDDDESDDEDE is encoded by the coding sequence ATGAGCTCGACGTCTGAGACCCCCGACGAGGCCGAGGTCGAGGTGACCGCGGCCGAGGCGCAGCCGACGGAGGCACCCGAGACCCCCGCCGCGGAGCCCGAGGCGTCCGCCGCCGACGCGGAGCCCGCCGCCGACGCGGAGCCGACCCGGGTTATCCCCGACGCGCGGCTGCTCGAGGCCCACGATCTCGCGCTCGAGGCGCTGCGCGAGATCACCCCGGCATCGTCGATCGGCGCGCCCGCGGGCCACCGCGTGGAGCCGGACGGCGTCGTCTCGCTGCTCTTCGAGAACACGATGCGCGGTTACCCGGGCTGGTACTGGACGGTGTCGCTGGCCGTGGTCGAGGACGCCGAGCCCACCGTGCTCGAGGCCGAGCTGCTGCCGGGCGAGGGCGCGCTCCTCGCGCCGGAGTGGGTGCCGTGGGCGGTGCGCCTGAAGGAGTACCAGGCGGCGCAGGCCGCGGCGGCCGAGGCCGAGGCGAACCGCGGCGACGACGAGACCGCGGACGATCTCGACGCCGACGAGGACGACGACGATCTCGACGAGGACGACCTCGACGACGAGCTGGACGACGAGGACTTCGACGCCGACGCCACGCCGATCCTGCACTCGGGAGACGTCGACGGCGTCGACATCGACGAGCTGGATGAGTCCGACGAGGACGACTCCGACGACGACGAGTCCAACGACGAGGACTCGGACGACGACGACTCGGACGACGAGTCCGATGACGACGAGTCCGACGACGAGGACGAGTGA
- a CDS encoding metal-dependent transcriptional regulator, with the protein MTDLIDTTEMYLRTILELEEENIVPLRARISERLGHSGPTVSQTIGRMERDGLVHVAEDRHLELSEAGRQKAIDVMRKHRLAERLLSDVIGLDWAYVHEEACRWEHVMSEQVERRLIELLGSPTESPYGNPIPGLDLIGGEPSRDFDEGVVGLVKAMDANGGELQGTVRRLAEPAQVDPELLEQLRNAGVVPGATGDFRYSEGYVLMQMEGSEQALELPVELASHIFLVAAR; encoded by the coding sequence ATGACCGACCTGATCGACACCACGGAGATGTACCTTCGCACCATCCTCGAGCTCGAGGAGGAGAACATCGTGCCGCTGCGCGCGCGCATCTCCGAGCGCCTCGGCCACTCGGGCCCCACGGTGTCGCAGACGATCGGCCGCATGGAGCGCGACGGGCTCGTGCACGTGGCGGAGGACCGCCACCTCGAGCTCTCGGAGGCGGGACGCCAGAAGGCGATCGACGTGATGCGCAAGCACCGTCTCGCCGAGCGCCTGCTCAGTGACGTCATCGGCCTCGACTGGGCGTACGTCCACGAGGAGGCGTGCCGCTGGGAGCACGTCATGAGCGAGCAGGTGGAGCGCCGGCTCATCGAGCTGCTCGGCAGCCCCACGGAGTCGCCGTACGGCAACCCGATCCCGGGCCTCGACCTGATCGGCGGCGAGCCGAGTCGCGACTTCGACGAGGGCGTCGTGGGCCTGGTGAAGGCGATGGACGCCAACGGCGGCGAGCTGCAGGGCACCGTCCGCCGGCTGGCGGAGCCCGCGCAGGTGGATCCGGAGCTGCTCGAGCAGCTGCGCAACGCGGGCGTGGTCCCGGGCGCGACCGGCGACTTCCGCTACTCCGAGGGCTACGTGCTGATGCAGATGGAGGGCAGCGAGCAGGCGCTCGAGCTGCCGGTGGAGCTCGCCTCGCACATCTTCCTCGTCGCCGCGCGGTGA
- a CDS encoding Pls/PosA family non-ribosomal peptide synthetase, producing MTTDNPGPFDRSREAPDPRTLIDVLAATTARHPDASAIEDEAGALSYRELLALVWRTAARLHEQGVRRGDRVGVRMPSGGRELYVAILGIMAAGAAYVPVDADDPQERADLVFGEAGVRGVIGADGFVPADAATASGLFEGDDPHPATNALPIVPPPTVDDDAWIIFTSGSTGVPKGVAVSHRSAAAFVDAEARLFLQDAPLGPGDRVLAGLSVAFDASCEEMWLAWRHGACLVPAPRALVRSGEDLGPWLVGHGITVVSTVPTLAALWPQDAIENLRLLIFGGEALPPELAVRLASEEREVWNTYGPTEATVVACAARMDGAALRAGEPVRIGLPLDGWALAIVDGEGLPVAEGEVGELIIGGVGLARYLDPAKDAEKYAPMPTLGWERAYRSGDLVRAEAAGIVFQGRADDQVKIGGRRIELGEVEAALQGLTAVSAATVVVQRSEGGVPLLVGYVVPTEGFDRQTARAELAETLPAPLIPVLAVMDELPVRTSGKVDKAALPWPLDAGDPADSGLSGTPAWLAEQWLGVLGVRPVDEKADFFQLGGGSLAAAQLVSRIRTRAPEFTMADVYDLPRLGQMAAAVEAASGDAAEPAVAAPPTPLRMQWVQTLLGAPLLALSGARWIVWLLAASWVLRRWPGFDALPDAPGWAILLGIVLFATPFGRMAIAALAARLLLSGVRAGDHPRGGAVHLRLWLAEQIAHQIDPVGMAGAPWVTYYARALGAKIGEGVDLHTMPPVTGMLQVGAGAAIEPEVDLSGYWIDGDTVRIGAIRIGADATIGSRSTLAPGARIGRGAEVAPGSAVFGRVKAGQRWAGSPAVRVGGASAPLAGHRPPAPRRWLWAYAASSAALGLLPLVAFAAGALVLAGGFRGAATLGEAVPGLLAWLIPAVLVTGLVFAGAVVVLVRVLSIGLTEGVHPVRSRVAWQAWTIERLLDSARTLLFPLYSSLFTPVWLRLLGAKVGREVEASTVLLIPSMTTIDDGAFLADDTMVATYELRGGWMRLAAARIGKRAFLGNSGLAGAGHRVPKNALVAVLSVAPEKAKAGSSWLGSPAVRLRRVVNEADLERTYRPRTSLRIARALWELCRVVPVVVTCGLGVAVMLALAWVIEQAGLVVGVLTSGIVLLVAGAVAAAITTAAKWIIVGPIRAGEHPLWSGFVWRTEVSDTFTEMLAAPWFANAASGTPALAVWLRSLGARIGRGVWTESYWLPEPDLVRLGDGATVNRGCVVQTHLFHDRVMSTDTVTLEPGATLGPHSVILPAATIAQAATVGPASLVMRGESVPAGSRWSGNPIGPWRAVKVRPYQAAARA from the coding sequence GTGACCACCGACAACCCCGGTCCCTTCGATCGCAGCCGCGAGGCCCCGGACCCCCGCACGCTCATCGACGTGCTCGCCGCGACGACGGCGCGGCATCCCGATGCGTCGGCGATCGAGGACGAGGCCGGCGCGCTCAGCTACCGCGAGCTGCTGGCCCTCGTGTGGCGCACCGCCGCGCGGCTGCACGAGCAGGGCGTGCGCCGCGGCGATCGCGTCGGCGTGCGCATGCCGTCGGGCGGGCGCGAGCTGTATGTGGCGATCCTCGGGATCATGGCGGCGGGGGCCGCGTACGTGCCGGTCGACGCGGACGACCCGCAGGAGCGCGCCGACCTCGTCTTCGGCGAGGCGGGCGTGCGCGGCGTGATCGGCGCCGACGGCTTCGTGCCCGCCGACGCCGCGACGGCCTCGGGGCTCTTCGAGGGCGACGACCCGCACCCGGCGACCAATGCCCTGCCGATCGTGCCGCCGCCGACGGTCGACGACGACGCCTGGATCATCTTCACCTCCGGCTCCACCGGCGTGCCCAAGGGCGTGGCGGTCTCGCACCGATCGGCCGCGGCCTTCGTCGACGCCGAGGCGCGCCTGTTCCTGCAGGATGCCCCGCTCGGTCCCGGCGACCGCGTGCTGGCCGGCCTGTCGGTGGCCTTCGACGCCTCGTGCGAGGAGATGTGGCTCGCGTGGCGGCACGGTGCGTGTCTCGTGCCCGCGCCGCGCGCGCTCGTGCGCTCCGGCGAGGACCTCGGCCCGTGGCTGGTCGGCCATGGCATCACGGTGGTCTCGACCGTGCCGACCCTGGCGGCGCTGTGGCCGCAGGACGCGATCGAGAACCTGCGCCTGCTGATCTTCGGCGGCGAGGCGCTGCCGCCCGAGCTGGCCGTGCGCCTGGCGAGCGAGGAGCGCGAGGTCTGGAACACCTACGGCCCCACCGAGGCCACCGTCGTCGCCTGCGCCGCGCGGATGGACGGCGCGGCGCTGCGCGCGGGGGAGCCCGTGCGGATCGGCCTGCCGCTCGACGGCTGGGCCCTGGCGATCGTCGACGGCGAGGGCCTGCCGGTCGCGGAGGGCGAGGTCGGCGAGCTGATCATCGGCGGCGTCGGGCTGGCGCGGTACCTCGACCCCGCGAAGGACGCCGAGAAGTACGCGCCGATGCCCACGCTCGGCTGGGAGCGCGCGTATCGCTCCGGCGACCTCGTGCGCGCCGAGGCGGCGGGCATCGTGTTCCAGGGGCGCGCCGACGACCAGGTCAAGATCGGCGGCCGGCGCATCGAGCTCGGCGAGGTGGAGGCCGCCCTGCAGGGGCTCACCGCCGTGTCGGCCGCGACGGTGGTGGTGCAGCGCTCGGAGGGCGGCGTGCCGCTGCTCGTGGGCTACGTGGTGCCGACCGAGGGCTTCGACCGCCAGACCGCCCGCGCCGAGCTCGCGGAGACCCTGCCGGCACCGCTCATCCCCGTGCTGGCGGTGATGGACGAGCTGCCCGTGCGCACCTCGGGCAAGGTCGACAAGGCCGCCCTGCCGTGGCCGCTCGACGCGGGCGACCCGGCCGATTCGGGCCTGTCCGGCACGCCGGCCTGGCTCGCGGAGCAGTGGCTCGGCGTGCTCGGCGTGCGCCCGGTCGACGAGAAGGCCGACTTCTTCCAGCTCGGCGGCGGATCGCTCGCCGCCGCTCAGCTCGTCTCGCGGATCCGCACGCGGGCGCCCGAGTTCACCATGGCCGACGTCTACGACCTGCCGCGCCTGGGCCAGATGGCCGCCGCGGTCGAGGCCGCATCGGGCGATGCGGCGGAGCCGGCCGTTGCCGCCCCGCCCACGCCGCTGCGGATGCAGTGGGTGCAGACGCTGCTGGGGGCGCCCCTGCTGGCGCTCTCGGGCGCGCGCTGGATCGTGTGGCTCCTCGCCGCCAGCTGGGTGCTGCGGCGGTGGCCGGGCTTCGATGCCCTGCCCGACGCCCCGGGCTGGGCGATCCTCCTCGGCATCGTGCTGTTCGCCACGCCGTTCGGGCGCATGGCGATCGCCGCGCTCGCCGCCCGGCTGCTGCTGTCCGGCGTGCGGGCCGGGGACCATCCGCGGGGCGGCGCGGTGCATCTGCGGCTGTGGCTGGCCGAGCAGATCGCGCACCAGATCGATCCTGTCGGCATGGCCGGCGCGCCCTGGGTGACGTACTACGCCCGCGCGCTGGGCGCGAAGATCGGCGAGGGCGTCGACCTGCACACCATGCCGCCCGTCACGGGCATGCTCCAGGTGGGGGCGGGCGCCGCGATCGAGCCCGAGGTGGACCTGAGCGGGTACTGGATCGACGGCGACACCGTGCGCATCGGCGCCATCCGCATCGGCGCCGATGCCACGATCGGCTCGCGCAGCACGCTGGCGCCGGGCGCGCGCATCGGCCGCGGCGCCGAGGTCGCCCCGGGCTCGGCGGTGTTCGGGCGCGTCAAGGCCGGGCAGCGATGGGCGGGATCTCCCGCCGTGCGGGTGGGCGGAGCGTCCGCACCGCTCGCCGGCCACCGCCCGCCGGCACCGCGCCGCTGGCTCTGGGCGTATGCGGCGTCGTCGGCGGCCCTGGGCCTGCTGCCCCTGGTGGCGTTCGCGGCCGGCGCGCTCGTGCTCGCCGGCGGGTTCCGGGGCGCGGCGACGCTGGGCGAGGCCGTGCCGGGGCTGCTCGCCTGGCTCATCCCCGCCGTGCTCGTGACGGGCCTCGTGTTCGCCGGGGCCGTGGTGGTGCTCGTGCGCGTGCTGTCGATCGGCCTCACCGAGGGCGTGCATCCCGTCCGCAGCCGCGTGGCGTGGCAGGCCTGGACGATCGAGCGCCTGCTCGACTCGGCGCGCACCCTGCTGTTCCCGCTGTACTCGAGCCTGTTCACGCCCGTGTGGCTGCGGTTGCTGGGCGCCAAGGTGGGCCGCGAGGTCGAGGCGTCGACCGTGCTGCTCATCCCGTCCATGACCACGATCGACGACGGCGCGTTCCTCGCCGACGACACCATGGTCGCCACCTACGAGCTGCGCGGCGGCTGGATGCGACTGGCGGCGGCGCGGATCGGCAAGCGCGCGTTCCTGGGGAACTCCGGCCTCGCCGGCGCCGGCCACCGCGTGCCCAAGAACGCGCTCGTGGCCGTGCTGTCGGTCGCCCCCGAGAAGGCCAAGGCCGGCTCCTCGTGGCTCGGCTCGCCGGCCGTGCGGCTGCGCCGCGTCGTGAACGAGGCCGACCTGGAGCGCACGTACCGGCCCCGCACCTCGCTGCGCATCGCCCGCGCGCTGTGGGAGCTGTGCCGTGTCGTGCCCGTGGTGGTGACCTGCGGCCTCGGCGTGGCGGTGATGCTCGCCCTCGCCTGGGTGATCGAGCAGGCGGGCCTCGTCGTGGGAGTGCTCACCTCGGGCATCGTGCTGCTCGTGGCGGGCGCCGTCGCGGCGGCGATCACGACGGCCGCGAAGTGGATCATCGTCGGGCCGATCCGCGCGGGCGAGCACCCGCTGTGGTCGGGCTTCGTGTGGCGCACCGAGGTGTCCGACACCTTCACCGAGATGCTCGCGGCGCCGTGGTTCGCCAACGCCGCGTCGGGCACGCCGGCGCTCGCCGTGTGGCTGCGCTCGCTCGGCGCGCGGATCGGCCGGGGCGTGTGGACCGAGAGCTACTGGCTGCCCGAGCCCGACCTCGTGCGGCTCGGCGACGGCGCCACGGTGAACCGCGGCTGCGTGGTGCAGACGCATCTGTTCCATGATCGAGTGATGAGCACCGACACCGTCACCCTCGAACCCGGCGCCACGCTCGGCCCGCACAGTGTGATCCTGCCGGCCGCGACGATCGCCCAGGCGGCGACGGTGGGGCCGGCGTCGCTCGTCATGCGCGGCGAATCGGTGCCGGCCGGGAGCCGGTGGAGCGGCAATCCGATCGGGCCGTGGCGCGCCGTGAAGGTGCGCCCGTACCAGGCGGCGGCGCGCGCATGA